ACCGATTTGAGGAAGTCGGCGGTTTCCGGCTTCTGCGGGTTGCCGAGCACCTGCTCGGGCGCGCCGATCTCGTGCACCAGGCCGTGGCGGAAGAACGCCACACGGTCGGACACGTCACGGGCGAAGCGGATTTCGTGGGTCACCAGCACCATGGTCATGCCGTCTTCGGCAAGCATGCGCATGGTGTCGAGCACCTCGCCGACCAGTTGCGGGTCGAGGGCGCTGGTGGCCTCGTCGAACAGCATGTAATCGGGGCTCATGGCCAGGGCGCGGGCAATCGCCATGCGCTGCTGCTGGCCGCCGGAGAGCTTGCCGGGGAACACCTTGAGCTTGTCGGCCAGGCCCACGTGGGTGAGCTGCTGCACGGCGATGGCCTCGGCTTCCTGCTTGCTCAGGCCGAGCACCTTGCGCGGCGCCAGCATGACGTTCTCCAGCACGGTCAGGTGCGGGAAGGCGTTCCACTGCTGGAACACGATGCCGATCTTCTGGCGCAGCTTGTTGATATCGGTGCCCGGCGCATGCACCTCGGTGCCGTCGACGCGGATGCTGCCGCTCTTGATCGACTCCAGGCCGTTGATGCACATCAGCAGGGTCGACTTGCCAGAGCCGGAGCCGCCGATGATCGACACCACTTCGCCCTTGTTGACGGTCAGGCTGACGCCCTTGATCACATCCAGGCTGCCGAAGGATTTGTGTACGTTGTCGATCTCAATCATTTTCCTGCCACCTTCTTTCCAGCCGGGCACCCAGTTGGGCGACCACCAGGCTCATGACGTAGTAGATGAGGCCGGCGATGCACAGCACCAGCAGCGGCTCTTGAATGCGCGTGACGATGGTTTGCGAGGCGCGCAGCAGCTCGACGATGCCGATCCACATCACCAGCGCGGTGTCCTTCATCACCCCGAGCACCAGGTTCAGCCAGCCGGGGAAGGCCACCCGGGTAGCCATTGGCAGCACGATGTAGCGCAGGTCCTGCAGGTAGCTCAGGCCCAGCGAGCGGCTGGCGCGGCGCAGGGTGAAGGGCACCGACAGCACGCCGCTGCGCACGATCTCGGTGAAGTAGGCGGCGGCGTAGATACCCAGCACGATGCAGCCTACCGCGAAGGCGCTGATGTCGATGCCGGCGATGCTCTTGAACGAGTTGAACAGCACGAACTGGATGAGCAGTGGCACGCTGCGAAACACGTCGAGCACCCAGGCCAGCGGCAAAGTGGCGCGCGGCAGCAGGGCGCGCAGCAGGCCGAACAGCAGGCCGGCGAAAGAGCCCAGCAGGATGGCCCAGAAGGTCAGTTGCAAGGTGACCCAGGCACCGTCGAGCAGGTAGAGGAAATCGTTCCAGGTGAAGCTGGTATCGAACATGTGTGCTTCCTCAGTAACGGAACAGGCGCCAGGCCAGCAGCCGGGCAACCGCCACGATCGCCTTGGCGATCAGGTAATACAGCACCGCCGCGATGGCGAAGAACTCGAAGGTGCGGAAGGTCTTGACGTTGTAGTCCTGGGTGACGCCGGTGAGGTCGTTGTTGAGGCCGACGATCACTCCCAGTGAGGTCATCAGCACGGCCCAGACCATCTGGTTGGTCAGCGGGTAGAAGACGATGCGCAGCAGCTGCGGCACGACGATCATCCGGTAGGCCTGGAAGGCGCTCATGCCCAGCGAGCGGGCGGCACGCACCTGGGTGCCGGGCACGGCCTTGAGACCACCGCGGAAGTTTTCCGCCAGGTAGCCAGCGTTGTTGAAGGTGATGCCGGCCAGCAGCGCGACCCAGGAGCTGACGTGCCAGCCCATCGAGCCCAGGCCGAAGTAGAGGATATAGATCTGGAACAGCGACGGCGTGTTGCGCGCGATGGATACCCAGGTGTTGGCAAAGCCTCGGGCCACGGGGTGCTTCAGCTCACGCATCACCGTCAGGGCGAGGGCGATGAGCACCCCGAAGATCATCGACAGGGCGGCTGTCTCGAAGGTTATCCAGGCGCCGGCGAGCATGTCGGGCAGCGCCTTGAATGCCTGGCGCCAATGGAAGGTGTAATCAAACATGCGCGGGGTTCTCCACAGGGGAAGCCGGTTGCAGCCAGCACGGCAGACGGCCACTGGCTTGGCCCGAACAGGCGGCATCGACGCACTCGGCCAGGCTGGCGAAGTGCACCGAACGGCCGACCAGCCCTGGCGCGTAATGGGCGTATTTGCCCGAGTTGGTCATCAGGGTGCGGCAGCCCGTGGGCACCACGGGCTCGCCGAGCATGCACCAGCAGGTGTCGGTCACCAGGGTTGCGCCGAAGGCTTCCAGCACGGTGAGGTAACCGGCCACGCGGGCCTGCTCGTGAATCGCCCGACCACAGGTGATCACCAGGCTTACCCCAGCGTGCTTGCTGCGGCCTGCGCACAGTTCGGCGAGGCGGGCGAATTCGCTGAGCGAGAAATGCGGATTGCCGAGGGCGATCAGCCCCACCTCGGTGTCATTGGCGCTATTGAGTTCGTCCCAGCTACGGCGCAGATCGGCGAGGGCGACCCGCTCGGTAGGCGCCCGCTGACTACTGTGGATAACTTGTTCCGGATCCAGGGCTTCCGGGGTAACACCGGCGATATGGAACAGCGGTGCTGCCGAGCTGGTGGCGAAGGCAGCGCCAAAGGCCCTGAGATCGTCCAGGCTCGGCTGGGTCCTTTCCAGGCCGAGTACCAGCGGAATATGGCTGCCGCAAAGCAGGCCGACGTGGTAACCGAGCAGCGGGTAGAAGGCATCGTCCAGCTCGGCAAGTTCGGGCAACTCGATCTGCAGGCTGGCCATGCGCTGCTCGTCGAGGTGGCAACCGACTTTTGGCGCACGGCCGGTGAGGGCGATGCAGATATCCAGATAATCCGGATACTTCAGGGTGCGCGCGCCAAGCACGCTGTTGGCGTACACCACCGCATTGGATTCGGCCCAGACGATCTGCTCGCCCTCGGCTGGCGCGCTGTCCAGCAGGTAGGGCGCGCAGGTGAAACTGAGCTGCGCACCCATGGCCATGTAGGCATCGCCGAGTGCACTGGCCGGCTCGCCGAATGTGGCGTCGATGCCCAGGGCGCGCCAGCGGCGTTGGTCCACGGAAATCGAGTTGAGGGTGGTCGGCACGCGCACCCTGGCTCCCCAGGCCACCAGTTGCTCGGCGAAGCGCAGGCTGGCCGGACCGGTATAGATGCAGCCGTCGATATGCGCCTGGGTGACATCCAGCAATTCGCTGGCGCCCTGCAGATCGGCCATGCGCAGCACCAGCTGCATGGCCACCTGGGCAGCCTTGCCGTGGCGGCCATCGAGCAATGCACGGTCGCTTTCGCCCAGTTGCAGGGCGCTGGCGAATGGCGGCTGGTGTAGTGAGGTAATGCCAGTCGGCTTGGCATCGGCAGGCCGCTGTGGATAAAGCTGCAGCCGCTCACCGTCGAGGCGGGCGTAAGCCTTGCCACGCAAGCGAGTGAAGGCTTCATGGCCAATGCACAGTACGGCGATGGAACGCTGGAACAGCAGCTCGGCCACCAGCACGCCGAGGGTGAGGATCTCGTCGGCCTCGGCGAGCACCAGGGCGCAGGGCGCGTGCTCGCCGCTGAGCAGCTCCATCATCACGCTGCTGCCGGTGCAGGAACCGCGACCGCTGGGAATGGCCAGCACGCGGCCCGTCAGCTTCTGGCCACTGAGCGGATGATGGCGGTCGATCACCTCGCCCGTGAACGGATCGACGCCGCCCCAGAAGCTCAGGCCCATCTCGGCGAACAGCAGCTCACCCTCGGCACGCCCGACGATCAGGCTGCGACCCTGGAGGGTGCAGGCTGGCGAGTCGGCCGAGGCGTGGTCAGCAACTGTTGGCATCGATGGCTCCAGGCGTTGATAGGAAGCCCGGCGCCATGGGGCGCGCGAGCGTGAAATCGTGGGTGTGCAGGTACGCAAACCTAGGGCGGGCTGGGCGTGCTGCCGCATGCCCTTCCACGGGTTACAGATGGTTGCTAATCAGTAGTACACGCCCGGCACGGTCAGGTTGGCCGGTTTGATTTCGTCGCCGACCCACTTCTTCCACAGCTCGTCGTAACGGCCACTGCGGACCTGCTGATTGACGAACAGATTGAGGTAGTTGATCAGGCCGTACTCGTCGCGCTTGGCGGCCAGGGACACGTAGTCGACGACGTAAGGCGCATCACCGACCACTTTCAGGCCCTTGTACTTGCCGGACTTGAGGGTGGCGGCTGCCACGGTGTTGGTGACCACGGTGGCGGCAATGTGGCCCTGAGCGACGGCGAGAATGGTGTCGTTCTGCGACTGATAGGCACGGAAGCTACCGCCGCCCCAGGCTTTCACGTCCTTCTCCAGTGCAATGGCCTCGTAGGTACCGCTGGTGTTACCCACGGCTTTGCCCTTGAGGTCTTCGTAGCTGCTGATACCGGTGTCTTCGCGGGTCAGTACCACCATCTGGAAGGCGAAATAAGGCACGGTCATGCCTACGGTCTTGGCGCGCTCCAGGGTGTCGGAGGTGGAGGCGACGATCACGTCGGCGCGGCCGGAAACCAGCGCCGGGATACGATCCGGGAATGGCGTTTCCACCACTTCGGCCTCTACGCCAAGCACTTTCGCCAGGTCGTTGCAGTAGTCGAC
Above is a genomic segment from Pseudomonas argentinensis containing:
- a CDS encoding amino acid ABC transporter ATP-binding protein; translated protein: MIEIDNVHKSFGSLDVIKGVSLTVNKGEVVSIIGGSGSGKSTLLMCINGLESIKSGSIRVDGTEVHAPGTDINKLRQKIGIVFQQWNAFPHLTVLENVMLAPRKVLGLSKQEAEAIAVQQLTHVGLADKLKVFPGKLSGGQQQRMAIARALAMSPDYMLFDEATSALDPQLVGEVLDTMRMLAEDGMTMVLVTHEIRFARDVSDRVAFFRHGLVHEIGAPEQVLGNPQKPETADFLKSVH
- a CDS encoding amino acid ABC transporter permease, encoding MFDTSFTWNDFLYLLDGAWVTLQLTFWAILLGSFAGLLFGLLRALLPRATLPLAWVLDVFRSVPLLIQFVLFNSFKSIAGIDISAFAVGCIVLGIYAAAYFTEIVRSGVLSVPFTLRRASRSLGLSYLQDLRYIVLPMATRVAFPGWLNLVLGVMKDTALVMWIGIVELLRASQTIVTRIQEPLLVLCIAGLIYYVMSLVVAQLGARLERRWQEND
- a CDS encoding transporter substrate-binding domain-containing protein, whose translation is MKNPAFAVALSAVLSTTLIGTAHADKLDSIIESGKLRCAVTLDFPPMGSRDDKNQPVGFDVDYCNDLAKVLGVEAEVVETPFPDRIPALVSGRADVIVASTSDTLERAKTVGMTVPYFAFQMVVLTREDTGISSYEDLKGKAVGNTSGTYEAIALEKDVKAWGGGSFRAYQSQNDTILAVAQGHIAATVVTNTVAAATLKSGKYKGLKVVGDAPYVVDYVSLAAKRDEYGLINYLNLFVNQQVRSGRYDELWKKWVGDEIKPANLTVPGVYY
- a CDS encoding aconitase X, which encodes MPTVADHASADSPACTLQGRSLIVGRAEGELLFAEMGLSFWGGVDPFTGEVIDRHHPLSGQKLTGRVLAIPSGRGSCTGSSVMMELLSGEHAPCALVLAEADEILTLGVLVAELLFQRSIAVLCIGHEAFTRLRGKAYARLDGERLQLYPQRPADAKPTGITSLHQPPFASALQLGESDRALLDGRHGKAAQVAMQLVLRMADLQGASELLDVTQAHIDGCIYTGPASLRFAEQLVAWGARVRVPTTLNSISVDQRRWRALGIDATFGEPASALGDAYMAMGAQLSFTCAPYLLDSAPAEGEQIVWAESNAVVYANSVLGARTLKYPDYLDICIALTGRAPKVGCHLDEQRMASLQIELPELAELDDAFYPLLGYHVGLLCGSHIPLVLGLERTQPSLDDLRAFGAAFATSSAAPLFHIAGVTPEALDPEQVIHSSQRAPTERVALADLRRSWDELNSANDTEVGLIALGNPHFSLSEFARLAELCAGRSKHAGVSLVITCGRAIHEQARVAGYLTVLEAFGATLVTDTCWCMLGEPVVPTGCRTLMTNSGKYAHYAPGLVGRSVHFASLAECVDAACSGQASGRLPCWLQPASPVENPAHV
- a CDS encoding amino acid ABC transporter permease, which encodes MFDYTFHWRQAFKALPDMLAGAWITFETAALSMIFGVLIALALTVMRELKHPVARGFANTWVSIARNTPSLFQIYILYFGLGSMGWHVSSWVALLAGITFNNAGYLAENFRGGLKAVPGTQVRAARSLGMSAFQAYRMIVVPQLLRIVFYPLTNQMVWAVLMTSLGVIVGLNNDLTGVTQDYNVKTFRTFEFFAIAAVLYYLIAKAIVAVARLLAWRLFRY